The stretch of DNA GATTGTTGACGTAAGTCTTTGTATTCTCCACCTTGGATGATACCAAAAAGCGCTTGATCATGTGGCCGTTGATGTGCATTCAAACAACGCTCAGCCCATCTCGTTGTGCGTTCTAATGATTGCTTGACGTAATCATATTCTGCTGGCATTGGTGGACATTCATCAAACGCCATAATAATGTCCGAACCTAAATCATTTTGGATTTTAATGGAATCTTCAGGCGATAAAAATAATTTCGAACCATTCGTATGATGGCGAAATTCTACGCCTTCTTCAGTGATTTTACGCAAGTTGCTTAAACTAAAAACCTGAAACCCTCCAGAATCCGTTAAAATTGGGCCATCCCAATTCATGAATTTGTGTAATCCTCCAGCCTGTTTAATAATATCATTCCCAGGTTGAAGCCATAAATGATACGTATTCCCTAATAGGATTTGCGTATGCATTTGTTTAAGTTCTTCAGGGCTCATCGTTTTAACTGTCGCTTTTGTACCGACAGGCATAAACATAGGGGTTTCGAATGAGCCATGAGGGGTATGCACTATCCCTAATCGCGCCCCCGATTGTTTACAAGTTTTAATATGCTCATATGTTACTGCAGGCATCGTATTCTCCTCTCAAACTATATAATCATCATTGCATCGCCAAAACTAAAAAATCGATACTTTTCATCAACCGCATGACGATATGCATTCAACACGTACTGGCGTGTACTAAAAGCTGAAACGAGCATGACTAAAGTTGATTTTGGTAAATGAAAGTTCGTAATTAACCCGTCTATCGCTTTAAAGTGGAATCCAGGATAGATAAAAATATCAGTCCAACCGCTTGTTTCGATAAATGTGCCATGTTGAGCGACAATCGTTTCAAGTGTACGCGTTGAAGTCGTGCCGACAGAAATAATGCGATGCCCCGCTGCTTTCGTATCATTCAAAACATCGGCTGTCGCTTGTGTCATTTGATAATACTCGCTATGCATTTCGTGGTCATCAATATTATTTACACTGACAGGTCTAAACGTTCCTAAGCCGACATGCAGTGTAATAAAGGCAATATTAACACCTTTGTTACGAATTTCATCCAATAATTCATCTGTGAAATGTAGCCCTGCCGTTGGTGCTGCAGCCGAACCAGACGCTTTCGCATAGACCGTTTGATAGCGTTCTTTTTCATCTAATCGTGTTTTAATATACGGAGGTAGTGGCATTTCACCTAATTCATCGAGCCTTTCTTGTAAAATCCCATCGTATGACAAACGCATCACACGTCCCCCTTGATCTAACTCCTGAATGCATGTCGCTTTAATGATACCATCACCAAAGCTCAATGATTGCCCAATTTTTATCCGTTTTGCGGGCTTTAGAAGGACTTCCCAATCATCCCCTTCAATTTGCGTTAACAGGAGCATCTCAACTTTAGCATTCGTTTCTTCCTTAATCCCAAACAATCGCGCAGGCATGACACGTGTATCATTTAATACCAGTGTATCGCCGCGTTGGAAAAATTGCGAAATCGCTGTAAAACGTAAATCTTCCATCTCTCCAGTTGTTCGATTGAGGTACAGTAATCGACTCTGATCTCGTTGTAACAATGGGGTTTGTGCAATGAGCGATTCTGGTAATTCATAATCAAATTCTTCTATATTCAATACAAAGACTCCTTCTCTTATGGTCTCGCATATTTAAAATGTTCATACGCATAAGGTGTCGCTTTACGACCTCTTGGTGTACGTTCTAAAAATCCTTTTTGAATGAGGAATGGCTCATAAACATCTTCAATTGTAACGCGTTCCTCACCGATCGACACAGCAATTGTATCTAAACCTACAGGACCACCATGATATTGTTCAATAATACAAGCCATCATTTTATGATCAATGTAATCTAAACCTTCATCGTCAACTTGCAATAAGTGTAACGCATGTTTCGTTGTTTCTATATAAATCATATCGTCTTGATTGACTTGTTGAAAATCACGGATTCGCTTTAATAAGCGATTCGCAATTCTTGGTGTCCCGCGACTTCGCTTCGCTATCTCGTTCGCACTTTCTGCATCTATCGCTGTACCTAACACTTCCGCTGTACGAATAATAATTTGTGTCAATTCTTGTTCGGTATAATATTCTAAACGTAAGTGGACGCCAAACCGATCTCTCAACGGACTCGTCAAACTTCCAGCACGAGTTGTTGCCCCGACTAATGTAAATGGAGGAAGGTCGATGCGAATACTACGCGCTTCCTCCCCTTTGCCGACAATGATATCCAAGTAAAAGTCTTCCATAGCAGGATACAGCACTTCTTCTACCACACTACTCAAGCGATGAATCTCATCTATGAAAAGGACATCCCCAGGTTGTAATCCGGTTAAAATTGCTGCTAAATCGCCCGGTCTTTCAATAGAAGGTCCAGAAACTGTGCGTAAATTGACTTCCATTTCATTTGCAATGATATGGGAAAGGGTCGTTTTACCTAATCCTGGTGGTCCGAAAAGTAATACATGATCAAGAGGTTCTTCACGAATTTTAGCGGCTTGTATAAAGACTTCCAAGTTTGATTTAATTGTAGACTGGCCAATATATTGTCTCAACCGCTCAGGGCGTAGAGACAATTCAAACATGTGTTCATTAGGTTGCTCATGTCCATCCATCATTCGATCTTGATCCATTGAAATCTCCCCTTCTATGAAATCAATTGTTTCAATGCAAATTTAACCGCTTCATCAACTTCTTCAAAATGATGTTGTTGCATTGTTTTTTCAACTTTATTCAGTTCTCGTTTTGAATACCCTAAAGCTTCTAATGCAAGTAACGCTTCTTTTAAAGCAAAGTCAGACGTCTCATGTTGGGTCACCTCTAATAGTCCGTCTGTCACTTCTTCAGTGACAATGACTTTTCCTTTCAAATCTAATACAATTTGACGCGCTGTTTTTTTACCTATCCCTGGAAATTGTGTTAAATACGCATCATTCTCATTTTCGATTGCACGTTTGACTTCATTTGGGGTACTCGCAGCTAAAATCGCCAATGCAGATTTAGGTCCGATTCCTGTTACTTTAATTAAACTCAAAAACATATCTTTTTCTTCCTGATTGATAAAACCGTACAATAGCTGCGCATCCTCACGAACAATTAATGCGGTATAGATTTTGACAGGTAGTTCTAGATACTTTTGAAATCGATATGAGTTCGGCGTTTGAATCTCGTAAGCGACGCCTGAAGTATTTTCAACGACGACATGCGTTGGGTATAAGGCCATTAATTGGCCAGTGATATATGCATACATTGACAACCGCTCCTTACATGTTCATTCCAATAATATCTACATTATAGACATTTTCCATTTGACGCAACATATTGATGATTTCGTATGGTCCACACTTGGCATGACTGCCATCTAATGATAACGTGATCGAAGCTTTTTGATCTGTAGGAACACTTTGATGAATCGTCAATACAGATAAATTCAGTTCAGATAGTTTTTCAAGGATTTGTGCTAATATCCCTACTTTATCCGTAACAAACAAAATAATAGTAAAAATCTCAGTGTGGCTCTGAATGGCGTCAAGTGGGAAAATCGTATCTCTATACTTGTAAAATGCGCTTCTTGAACAATCATACATATCGACAGCTTCTTGAATGGTTAACGACTGATCTGCTTTTAAGGCATCCTTCACTAATAGCACACGCTTTACAACATAGGGTAATACATCTTCACGAATTAAATAAAATTGATGCTCCATCACTAGGCACGACCTCCACTTTTTTACTATTCGACAAATTCAAACTCTCCACCAAGAATTCGTACAATATCGCCGTTTACTGCACCACGTTCTCTTAATGCATCATCAATGCCCATCGAACGCATTTGTCTTGCAAAACGACGAATTGCTGGCTCGCTGTTGAAGTCTGTCATTTTAAACATACGTTCAATTGCATTACCACTCACAACGTAAGCACCGTCATCATCGCGCGTAATCGTGAACTTATCTTGAGATGGCGTATGTTTGTATAAAACTCGGTTCACACCGATTGTTTCTTCTTGTGCTGAAAAGTCAATATCTTTTACGGAATCGAGTGTATTGGCAATTTCATATAACAACTGATCGATATTTTCTCTAGTATAAGAAGAGATAGGTATAATTTTAACATCATCTTCCAACTGTTCTTTAAACATCTGTAATTGCATATCCGCATCTGGCATATCCATTTTATTTGCAACAATAATTTGAGGGCGCTCTTCCAATCGCTGAGCATATGCTTTTAATTCGTGATTTATAATTTGATAATCTTCGTATGGATCTCTCCCTTCCATACCACTCATATCAATGACATGCACAATGACTTTTGTCCGTTCCACATGCCGTAAAAATTGATGTCCTAAACCGACACCTTCTGATGCACCTTCTATTAAGCCCGGTAAGTCTGCCATGACAAAACTGCGTTGATCAGGCGTTACGACAACACCAAGATTCGGTTGAATTGTTGTGAAGTGGTAAGCCCCAATTTTAGGTTTGGCTTTTGATACGATGGAAAGTAACGTAGATTTCCCGACACTTGGAAAACCCACTAAACCGACATCCGCTAACAATTTTAACTCTAAAGTTACTTCAATTTCTTCTCCCGGTTCACCATTTTCACTAAAGTCTGGTGCTGGGTTTTTTGGTGTTGCAAATCGTGAATTCCCACGTCCACCTCGTCCACCTTTTGCAACAATCGCACTTTGACCGTGTTCGACTAAATCCGCTAATGTTTGTTCTGATGCAACATCTTTGATAATCGTCCCCGGTGGTACTTTTAACACTAAGTCTTCTGCATTTTTTCCATGCATATTACTACTTTGACCATTTTCACCTTTTTTCGCTTTAAAATGGCGTTGATATCTAAAATCCATTAATGTTCGTAACCCTTCATCGACTTCGAATACGATTGAAGCACCACGCCCTCCATCACCACCGGCTGGTCCACCAAACGGAACATATTTTTCACGACGGTAGGCAGTAATACCGTTACCACCGTCTCCGGCCTTTAATGATATTTTTACTTGATCGACAAACATGCTATCACCTCTTTTACTTTTAATTTTTGCTTAATTGTACTGTTAGTATAGCGTAGGTGGGTATGATATTTCATATAAAGCAGCGCATATCCCCTACCAACGCGAAATGCTATTTCTATGTCTTTAATATAAAAAATAAACACCAGAAGTTACCTTCTGGTGTCAAAGAATGACAAATTATTCAGCAACTGCGTAGACAGAAACTTGTTTTTTGTCTCGACCTTTACGTTCGAATTTAACAACGCCATCGATTTTAGCGAATAATGTATCATCGCCACCACGACCTACGTTTTCACCTGGGTAAATCTTAGTTCCACGTTGACGGAATAAGATTGAACCACCAGTAACGAATTGACCATCCGCACGCTTAGCACCTAAACGTTTAGATTCAGAGTCACGACCGTTCTTAGTAGAACTTACCCCTTTTTTCGATGCGAAAAATTGTAAGTTTAATTTTAGCATGTGTTACACCTCACTTCAGATTTAATTTAATGTACTCATTATATTCTTCTTCAATTGTTTGTAAAGAAATAAGTAGTGATTGGAGTATTAATTGCGCTTGTTCATTTTTTGTATCAACAATTCTCAAATGAAAATAGCCTCCATCATCAGAGTAATCAATGTCAGGTCTTTCGGATGTCAGACCAATGATTGCGTTGACACTACCGAACAACACCGCTGATGCGCCCGCACAAACAAGATCTTGGCCATGTTCGCCAAATTCCGCATGTCCTTCCATAATGAGCTCTGTTATATGACCGTCATCATTTAATTGAACATTAACATTAATCATAATTATGCATTAATTTTATCAATTGTTAATTTTGTGTATGGTTGACGGTGGCCTTTTTTACGTTTTGAATCTTTACGACGACGATAAGTAAAGACAGTGATTTTCTTACCACGTCCTTGTTTGTTAACAGTAGCCGTTACAGTTGCACCTTCAACTGTAGGCGCTCCCACTTTCACGCTGTCTCCAGAAACAAATAAAACTTTATCAAAAGTGAATGTATCACCTTCGTTAACGTTTAATTTCTCAACGAAAATCTCTTGGCCTTCCTCAACCTTGATTTGTTTTCCACCTGTTTCAATAATAGCAAACATACTTCGCACCTCCTAATTAATAAGTCACGCCATACATAGGTGACAATTGTACTTAAAACCTATGTTTGAGCGGTTGTATGTAGCTATGAACTACTCAACTATTGAATCATAACATTCGTTTTACTTCGTGTCAATAGGACGTGTTTGATTTATGAATTTGTTCCCCAGAAAATATAAAAACACAAGTAATAGTGCATTGAGAACTGCGGTTGGCAATATACGAAATATGATGAAATGCAATATGCTCACATCGATAAGTCCAAGTAACAAATAGATCAATACCACGAAAATTTCAAGTAACACAACACCTAATATGAGCATTGCATAAACCATTATGTGATCGCGAAAAAAAACTTTTAAAAATTTATCGGCTAATAGAACAAAAACAATGTAGCCAAATAAATACACGCCATAAATTTGTCCGAAAAATAAATCCTGCATTGTTCCTAACAAAATCCCTAAAATTAAAGCAATGCTCGTGTTTTTATATACAGCAATCAACATTAAATATAGAAACACAAGATGTGGAACTAAAATTAAGCGTTGGGGACCAATCATGATGGGAGACAAAAATGTGAGTACAGTATCTAAATAAAACAACAGGATGGCAACTAAAATGTAATATATTGATTTCATTATGAATTGTCACCTTCATCGCTTACAATTGTTTTCGGATCACGCTTTGCGATATACACATGATCAAAATGGTTGAGATTTGCACCGGTCTGGATTGCAACTTGTTTCGAAAGTCCGTATTGATCCTTCTGCACTTTTTTAACTTCACCAATGTATAATCCTTTTGGCAATTGATCGCCAAGACCACTTGTAACGACTTTGTCCCCTACTTTAACATCTCCATTGTTGTCAATGTCACTAATAATTAATTGGTCCGTTTCTTCATCAAAATGGTCGATTAACCCAAACACATCATCTCCATCATGTTGAATATTGACTGACAAACGGTTTGTCCGTCCTTTAGTTGAAATTAAATGGACTTGTGATGAAAATTGATTCACTTTCGCAACACGACCCACTAACCCATCCGCAGTCATCACTGCCATGTTTTCTTTAATACCAGATTTCTTTCCTTTATCAATAATGACTGTATTTAACCATTGATCTGGTTGTCGTGCGATAACAGCTGCTGTGACAGCTTGATATTCTGAAATATCACTCATGTCTAATTCTTTTTTGAGATTTTTGTTTTCTGATTTAAGCCGTTCATTTTCCGCTTCTAATTGTTTCTCTTTGTTCGACGGTGTCTCTCTTTTATGAAAAATATCTGTGATAGAACCCGCAACAAAATGGATAGGATAGGCGAAAACTCTCTGTCCAAAAGAAGTGGTGTCACTGACGTATTGTTCGGGAACGGACTGCGAATTCGAACGAATTGACAAACCAATTAAAGCGATAAATAAAATTAGTGCGCAAAACAACACAACGAGTTTGTTGTTTTTAAAAAAATTGGACAACCTCAACACCTCATATTATCAATCTTTGTATGTACTGCTACTATTTTATATTACTCTTTAATGTAAATAAAGTCCCATGTTGTACATTATCTCTCATTCTATTCATATTTAGAATAAAATCAATATGATATATTGCATCAATCAAGATGTTTTATCATCATTTTTTTCTCATTTTTCATTCATTTAACGCTTTTAAACTTTATGTATCATCAATCTTCAATTCGCTTAAAATTACAAACCATACATCCACTTGCTTTATAAATACAGGGCGTCGCATAGATGTTCTGTTTAGACAACGGCTCATACATCGGTCAATCAACAGTGACATTAAAAGAACTTATAAAATCGAGATGAAAATCTGTTTTAACACAACATTCTCATCTCTACTAACAACAATATCATCGAAGTTTAACAGGCCTCTCACTGATGATTAAATTTGATTTAATATAGACCCATTTGATTCTTGTATTTTTGGTATCCTATTGATAATCAATCAGCGGCCTCATTTCTATAGGATGTCCCAGTTGATGCAAATCCGCATATAAATCATGCTCAGTCGTATAGACTCTCATTGTATCATCCCCAAAACGGTATAAAATGAATTGTGTATCCCGTTCTGCAATTAAATATTCGTTGTCATACCCCATCCTTGTCAATCCATTCACTTGCATAAATTCGTATTTATCAATCCAAGTAAACACATTTCTCATTTGGCTTTTTGGAATATTTCTAAAAATATCATTTTCGGTTTGAATATAATTTCGACCATTGAGTGGTACGACATATCCCTCATCATCCGTCACTTGGTACGTTTCCTCTCTGACGGGATTCCATGGTTGATTTTTTAAATTTGGTACAAACATTATACTTGCTAAAACGAGGGCGATGAGTAAAATTAAAATAATTAATAATTTAATGAGACTTTTTATTATCCGCATGAATGCCCTCCTTATTGTCGTTCCACAAATGATTGATACTTATCATTATATGATATATTATAATTAAATCGATTGATGAAATCATCCATCTCAAGCATGAAAATATGACTTAAGAATGATGTTTTTATCGCTTCAATGTTTTAAAATATAGGTAAAAGGAGTGTTGACAATGAATTTGATGATTGTGTTTTTAACGATTCTACTTATCATACTACTATTCAGAATCAGTATGCATGTCATTCGCTTTATCATTAGACTTGGCATTATGCTATTTATCATCTATATTTGTTATCAATCATTCTTATGGCTCATTGATAACTTTCATTTTTAAATGATGAAATCCATTCAAATCATAGAAATGAGCTAGGTTTTGTCAATTTAGTAAGACTTAGCTTCATTCCAAATACATTTAAAATAAACCCACCAACAAAAACGAACCTCGCCTTTCAATGATTACACTTATTCAACCCTTTTCCGCGCTTTTCTCGGCTACAACTCATTTTCACTTAATATCGAAACAAATGAATCTTCACCGATAACAATGTGATCTAACAATTCGATTCCCATCGCCTCACCGCACATCATTAAACGCCGCGTTGTTTCAATATCTGCTTTAGATGGCGTTGAATCACCAGAAGGATGATTGTGAACAACAATAATGGCATGTGCTGACCACTTTAATGCTGTTTTAAATATTTCTCTCGGATGAATAATGGCACTATTTAATGTCCCAATAAATAGCGTTTCCTCATGAACAATTTGATTTTTTGTATTCAATATTAATAGGATAAAATGCTCTTGATTCGTTCCTTTAAACTGTGTATAGAAACGTTCTGCAATTTGTTCAGGTGAATGAATCGGTTCAGATAAAAATTGTTGTTTGTCCTCAGTTAATCGGCGCGACAATTCAAAAACAGCTAAAATGGTGATAGCTTTATTTCGTCCAATGCCGACAAATTTCTCTAACTCTACTAAAGAAAGATGTCGAAGTTGTGTTAAGGTACGACAATGCGACAAAATCTGGGATGCAATTTGGATACTAGATTGCCCTTTACTTCCACTATTAATAATTATCGCGAGAAGCTCTGTATTTGAAAGTGCTTGACTGCCAAATTGAACAAGTCGCTCTTTTGGTTTTTCATCGGTTGATAAATCTTGTATGCGCGTCATAATACACCTCCATAAATAACAATGATTTTGGGATAGGTTGATGATATAAAGAGAAACGTTATCAAAATTACTGGTGCTAAAGGAATACGATGATTTTTCACCCATTTAAGACAATAAAACATCGGTAATACAATACAGCCTATCGGAAATAATAACTCAAAAAAAATCAACAGAAATGGGAACGGAAAGAAAAAAGTAAGAACGAGGAAGAGTTTAATATCTCCAACGCCAATCCATTGTTGTGGCATACATCCGATTATAAATAGAATCATCCATAACGAGAAATGAGGCAAATCTAAATAAATTGTATGATGGTGTGTTAACATCAAAATAAGTAATAATAGGAGAAAACGATGCTGTATCATTTGATGTTGAATATCGACTGTTGATACAGCTAATAAAATGAATGAAATAAAGTAAAAGGACTTTATTGGAATGTAGAGAGGAAAAAGAAATGGGTATAAAATCAACAGTCCACCGATTATTTCGTTGACGAATAATGTGAATGGCATCGCGTGTTGACAAAAACGACATCTCCCTTTAAAAAAACAATAGCTGACAATAGGAAGCATATCAATGACAGTTAATTTTTTGCGACAATATTGACATTTTGACCTTTCAAACAAATAACTGACTTTTAGTCTATTTTGCCACGCCCATTGTATTAAAAAGCGCACTAAACTACTACCTGACATAAACAATAGCACAACGCTCAATCCGACACCTCCTCATGATACACACTGTATTTCAGCCACATACTTAATCGTTCGGCATTGAGAGAATGTGATTATTATAAAAGTTTCGTCCTATACGGTCAAATTTCGAAACAACAAAAATTTCCAATCATGCTTTAAAAAAATGATAAAACCGCCTCATATGGACTAGAAATATACGTCAGTCCATATGAGGCGGTTAAATTTTATGAATTAAAGTTGATTTTTGATTTCACTTCACTGATAAAATAAAGGCTACCTGTAATAAGCAATGCTTCACCTTGATATTGATGGATGAAGTTCACATAGTCATCGACCATCGATTTATGTTCAAATTCGATTTCGTCATACAACATGTGTTTTGGCAGTGCTTTTGGAAAGTCAAAGTCTGTAACATAAATATGATTGGCCATATTTCGAAATGCTTCTAACATATGATGAACGGGTTTGCCTTCAATTGCAGCAAACAACACATCGACTGTGTCAATATCATAATACCTATCAATGGTGTCAACAAGTGCATCTACACTTTCTTTATTATGCGCACCATCAATAATAATAATTGGGTCTTGCGCAACGCACTCAATGCGTCCAGTCCAATACGCTTGCTCAATACCATCAATCATTTTATTAAAGTCTAATTGGATGATGCCTTGTTCGTATAATTCAATTAAGGCTGTAATGGCTAAAGCTGCATTTTCTTTTTGATGTTCACCAATCATATTTAATATAAGATTTTCTAACTCATAATCTTTATATCGATAAGTAAATTCGTCATCTTCTGATTTAATTAGAATATCGCGATCAAATTCTAAAGCCTTTGATTCAAGGCGTTCCGCTGTATCTCGGAAATATTTAAGTGCCTCTTCATTTTTAATTGCATAAACAATAGGTGTATGGGGCTTGATAATCGCCGCCTTGTCTTTGGCAATATCCAAATAAGTTTGCCCAAGAATATCCGTATGGTCTAAGCCAATACTTGTCAAAATACTCATAAGCGGTTGGATAACATTAGTAGAATCATTTTTGACACCTAAACCTGCCTCGACTATGACAAAATCAACCGGATGTATCTCACCAAAATACAAATACATCATCGTCGTAATGATTTCAAATTCTGTAGCCACACCTAATTCAGTTTGTGCTTCCATCATTTCACTAATGGGTTTTACTCGCGCCACTAAAGTTACAATGTCATCGTTTGTAATTGGTAAACCGTTCAAACTAATTCGTTCATTAAAAGTTTCAATATACGGAGACGTAAAAGTACCCACTTCATAATCGTTTTTCAATAAAGCTTCACGTAAATATACAACTGTAGATCCTTTACCATTTGTCCCACCAACATGAATGGCATTGATGTTCTGCTGAGGATTACCCAGTTTTTCTAACATCCATTCCATGCGTTTCACGCCAGGTTTAATGCCGAATTTTGTTCTTTCATGAATCCAATATAAACTATCCAGATAATTCATAACTCAGACTCCTACGCTTTTAATTGTTCAATTCTCGCCTTTACACCATCATATTTTTCTTGATATTTGATTTGTTTTTCTTTTTCTTCATTAATGATGTGTTCAGGTGCTTTGCTTACAAAATTGTCATTTGCTAACTTTTTATTTACTCGATCCAGTTCTTTTTGCCATTTTTGCAAATCTTTTTCAAGCCGTTCTAACTCTTTATCCATGTCAATGAGCCCTTCAATCGGTAAAATCACTTCACCAGCAGTCACAATAGACGTCATTGCTTTATCTGGTACATCAATTTGCGTTGAGATTTCGAGCGTACTTGGATTACAGAAACGCTCTAAGTAATGTTGATTTGCTATCAATAATTGTTCAATCGTTTCGTTTTTGGCCTGAATTTTAATCGGAATTTCTTTAGATAGCGGTGTATTCACTTCCATACGTGACTGACGAACAGATTTAATGATTTCTACCAACTGCTCCATTACATCTTTACTTTCTGCAAATACAAGTGACTCATCTACTGTCGGCCATGCACTCGTCACAATAGACTCGCCCTCATGTGGCAAGGCTTGCCATATATGTTCAGTGACAAATGGCATAAATGGATGTAAGAGGCGCATCATTCGGTCAAGTGTGTAACTTAAAACCGAGCGTGTCACATTTTTCTGTCCTTCATCGGTACCATTCATTGGAATTTTACTCATCTCAATGTACCAATCACAAAATTCATCCCATATAAAATTATACAATACGCGACCCACTTCGCCAAATTCATACTTATCGCTTAATTGCGTAACGGTTTCTATTGTTTCATTCAGACGTGTAAGAATCCATTGATCCGCAACAGACAGCGAACCTGTTAGCGAAATGTCTTCAAATCTAAATGATTCTCCGATATTCATCAAACTAAAACGTGCTGCATTCCAAATTTTATTAATGAAATTCCATACGGATTCAACTTTTTCAGTTGAATAACGCAAATCATGACCTGGCGAAGAACCTGTTGCCAAGAAATAACGTAAACTGTCCGCGCCATATTGGTCGATGACGTCCATAGGGTCTACACCATTTCCTAGAGATTTACTCATTTTACGTCCATCTTCGGCCCGTACTAAGCCATGTAATAAAACATCACTAAATGGTTTTTGACCTGTGAATTCTAAACCTTGGAAAATCATTCGTGCAACCCAGAAGAAAATGATGTCATACCCCGTTACAAGTACTTGTGTTGGATAGAAACGTTTGTAGTCTGCCGCGTTTTCATCTGGCCAACCTAATGTTGAGAATGGCCATAATGCACTTGAGAACCATGTATCCAGGACATCTTCATCTTGTGTCCAATTTTCAATATCTGAAGGTGCATCTTCACCCACATATATTTCACCTGTTTCATTATGATACCAAGCTGGAATTTGATGTCCCCACCATAATTGTCTTGAAATGGTCCAATCACGAATTT from Staphylococcus lutrae encodes:
- the tgt gene encoding tRNA guanosine(34) transglycosylase Tgt, with protein sequence MPAVTYEHIKTCKQSGARLGIVHTPHGSFETPMFMPVGTKATVKTMSPEELKQMHTQILLGNTYHLWLQPGNDIIKQAGGLHKFMNWDGPILTDSGGFQVFSLSNLRKITEEGVEFRHHTNGSKLFLSPEDSIKIQNDLGSDIIMAFDECPPMPAEYDYVKQSLERTTRWAERCLNAHQRPHDQALFGIIQGGEYKDLRQQSAEALVKLDFPGYAIGGLSVGEPKPVMYDMVEHTVQFMPENKPRYLMGVGSPDALIECSIRGMDMFDCVLPTRIARNGTCMTSTGRLVVKNAQYKNDFRPLDANCDCYTCRNYSRAYLRHLIKADETFGIRLTTYHNLHFLLKLMENIRQAIREDRLLDFKEEFFEQYGLNVDNPKNF
- the queA gene encoding tRNA preQ1(34) S-adenosylmethionine ribosyltransferase-isomerase QueA, whose translation is MNIEEFDYELPESLIAQTPLLQRDQSRLLYLNRTTGEMEDLRFTAISQFFQRGDTLVLNDTRVMPARLFGIKEETNAKVEMLLLTQIEGDDWEVLLKPAKRIKIGQSLSFGDGIIKATCIQELDQGGRVMRLSYDGILQERLDELGEMPLPPYIKTRLDEKERYQTVYAKASGSAAAPTAGLHFTDELLDEIRNKGVNIAFITLHVGLGTFRPVSVNNIDDHEMHSEYYQMTQATADVLNDTKAAGHRIISVGTTSTRTLETIVAQHGTFIETSGWTDIFIYPGFHFKAIDGLITNFHLPKSTLVMLVSAFSTRQYVLNAYRHAVDEKYRFFSFGDAMMII
- the ruvB gene encoding Holliday junction branch migration DNA helicase RuvB encodes the protein MDQDRMMDGHEQPNEHMFELSLRPERLRQYIGQSTIKSNLEVFIQAAKIREEPLDHVLLFGPPGLGKTTLSHIIANEMEVNLRTVSGPSIERPGDLAAILTGLQPGDVLFIDEIHRLSSVVEEVLYPAMEDFYLDIIVGKGEEARSIRIDLPPFTLVGATTRAGSLTSPLRDRFGVHLRLEYYTEQELTQIIIRTAEVLGTAIDAESANEIAKRSRGTPRIANRLLKRIRDFQQVNQDDMIYIETTKHALHLLQVDDEGLDYIDHKMMACIIEQYHGGPVGLDTIAVSIGEERVTIEDVYEPFLIQKGFLERTPRGRKATPYAYEHFKYARP
- the ruvA gene encoding Holliday junction branch migration protein RuvA, which translates into the protein MYAYITGQLMALYPTHVVVENTSGVAYEIQTPNSYRFQKYLELPVKIYTALIVREDAQLLYGFINQEEKDMFLSLIKVTGIGPKSALAILAASTPNEVKRAIENENDAYLTQFPGIGKKTARQIVLDLKGKVIVTEEVTDGLLEVTQHETSDFALKEALLALEALGYSKRELNKVEKTMQQHHFEEVDEAVKFALKQLIS
- a CDS encoding ACT domain-containing protein, with amino-acid sequence MEHQFYLIREDVLPYVVKRVLLVKDALKADQSLTIQEAVDMYDCSRSAFYKYRDTIFPLDAIQSHTEIFTIILFVTDKVGILAQILEKLSELNLSVLTIHQSVPTDQKASITLSLDGSHAKCGPYEIINMLRQMENVYNVDIIGMNM
- the obgE gene encoding GTPase ObgE, whose product is MFVDQVKISLKAGDGGNGITAYRREKYVPFGGPAGGDGGRGASIVFEVDEGLRTLMDFRYQRHFKAKKGENGQSSNMHGKNAEDLVLKVPPGTIIKDVASEQTLADLVEHGQSAIVAKGGRGGRGNSRFATPKNPAPDFSENGEPGEEIEVTLELKLLADVGLVGFPSVGKSTLLSIVSKAKPKIGAYHFTTIQPNLGVVVTPDQRSFVMADLPGLIEGASEGVGLGHQFLRHVERTKVIVHVIDMSGMEGRDPYEDYQIINHELKAYAQRLEERPQIIVANKMDMPDADMQLQMFKEQLEDDVKIIPISSYTRENIDQLLYEIANTLDSVKDIDFSAQEETIGVNRVLYKHTPSQDKFTITRDDDGAYVVSGNAIERMFKMTDFNSEPAIRRFARQMRSMGIDDALRERGAVNGDIVRILGGEFEFVE
- the rpmA gene encoding 50S ribosomal protein L27; protein product: MLKLNLQFFASKKGVSSTKNGRDSESKRLGAKRADGQFVTGGSILFRQRGTKIYPGENVGRGGDDTLFAKIDGVVKFERKGRDKKQVSVYAVAE
- a CDS encoding ribosomal-processing cysteine protease Prp gives rise to the protein MINVNVQLNDDGHITELIMEGHAEFGEHGQDLVCAGASAVLFGSVNAIIGLTSERPDIDYSDDGGYFHLRIVDTKNEQAQLILQSLLISLQTIEEEYNEYIKLNLK